One Lutzomyia longipalpis isolate SR_M1_2022 chromosome 4, ASM2433408v1 DNA segment encodes these proteins:
- the LOC129795073 gene encoding caspase-like, translating into MENNKHSRDYANSNSVGGDEGDAWGVHENNTKSGPAWMPVDRYASEYNMKHKKRGMAVIFNHETFTNQTLKPRAGTNVDAENLANCLKKLHFSVEICKDYMFKEIHAKIEKLAKADHTDEDCILIAILSHGEFGSIYARDQNYNLDSIWSFFTADRCPTLAGKPKLFFIQACQGDRLDGGVTLLQRTETDSGSVSSMSYRIPTHADFLIAYSTIPGFYSWRNTTKGSWFIQSLCSELATSGTKYDLLTLLTFVCQRVALDFESNTPDCEAMHQQKQIPCITTMLTRILRFQEK; encoded by the exons ATGGAAAATAATAAGCATAGTCGTGATTATGCCAACTCAAATTCCGTGGGTGGTGATGAGGGTGACGCCTGGGGTGTTCACGA GAATAACACAAAGAGTGGCCCTGCATGGATGCCCGTTGATCGGTATGCATCGGAATACAACATGAAGCACAAGAAGCGCGGAATGGCTGTGATTTTTAACCATGAAACCTTCACGAATCAAACACTTAAACCCCGAGCTGGGACAAATGTTGATGCTGAGAATCTCGCCAATTGCCTGAAGAAGCTGCACTTTAGCGTGGAGATTTGCAAGGATTACATGTTCAAGGAGATTCATGCGAAAATTGAGAAGCTCGCTAAGGCTGATCATACGGATGAAGATTGCATTCTCATTGCAATCCTTTCGCACGGGGAATTCGGGAGTATCTATGCACGCGACCAGAATTACAATCTCGACTCAATTTGGTCATTCTTCACGGCTGATCGATGCCCCACACTTGCCGGGAAGCCCAAACTCTTCTTCATTCAGGCGTGCCAGGGGGATCGCCTGGATGGTGGTGTGACGCTCCTTCAGCGCACTGAAACGGATTCCGGAAGTGTCTCCAGCATGTCCTACCGCATCCCAACGCATGCTGACTTCCTCATTGCCTACTCCACCATTCCGGGGTTCTATTCGTGGCGCAATACCACCAAAGGGTCCTGGTTCATTCAGTCGCTGTGCTCTGAGCTCGCCACCAGTGGAACGAAGTATGATCTCCTCACGCTCCTAACGTTCGTCTGCCAACGTGTGGCGCTTGATTTTGAATCCAACACCCCCGATTGTGAGGCAATGCACCAACAAAAGCAAATTCCCTGTATTACCACCATGCTGACGCGTATTCTGCGCTTCCAGGAAAAGTGA
- the LOC129795095 gene encoding 39S ribosomal protein L22, mitochondrial, which produces MNLVKNFLKIAGNLQSRAPIHCSAVLGSYNYGPRKFEQYNKTIFPPEEGVVRPAYVCHVKKNIRYSPTKMWYVACLVRGMSVDEAVRQLSFVLKKGAKDVKEAILEAQQMAVEQHNVEFRSNLWVAESFVGKGKYFKGIRRHARKRMGEVEYKHCHYFVRLEEGPPPENYYPAPLNPEQQLDKWMEQIRRRKITGSL; this is translated from the exons atgaatttggTGAAGAACTTTCTCAAAATTGCCGGGAATTTGCAATCCCGAGCCCCCATACATTGTTCAGCTGTTCTGGGGAGCTACAACTATGGCCCAAGGAAGTTTGAACAGTACAACAAAACAATCTTCCCTCCGGAAGAAGGTGTTGTCCGGCCTGCT TATGTTTGTCACGTGAAGAAGAACATCCGGTACAGCCCAACAAAGATGTGGTATGTGGCATGTTTGGTACGTGGAATGTCTGTGGATGAGGCTGTCCGGCAGTTGAGCTTTGTCCTCAAGAAGGGCGCAAAGGACGTCAAAGAAGCCATCCTGGAGGCACAGCAGATGGCTGTAGAGCAGCACAATGTTGAATTCCGGAGTAATCTCTGGGTAGCTGAGAGTTTTGTCGGCAAAGGGAAGTACTTCAAGGGGATTCGGCGACATGCCCGGAAGCGCATGGGGGAGGTCGAATACAAACACTGCCACTACTTTGTACGCCTGGAGGAGGGTCCCCCACCGGAGAACTACTACCCCGCCCCATTGAACCCCGAACAGCAGCTCGACAAATGGATGGAGCAGATCAGACGAAGAAAGATCACCGGATCTCTGTAG